A stretch of DNA from Plutella xylostella chromosome 16, ilPluXylo3.1, whole genome shotgun sequence:
atatatttatttttgctgGCTTTTGATCCAGACGGTGTGGTTTTTATCCTTTTCATTTCTCTGACAAAGCCATCACGCAATCCTTTCCACTTCTTTTGCAATAACATtcctgaaataataaaaaaaatattgaaacgaccttactaaatatttatatttaataacatttttttttcagatattTGGCTACAGGATGTTATTTTGCGGACTTGCATTATGCCTACAGATTGGGAAAGTCGACAATTATCGAAATAGTACAGAAAACTTGTTACGTCATATGGCTAAAACTGCAAAATATAGTGATGAGAGAACCTACGAAAGCAGAATGGGAAGAGATTTCAAAACAATTCCAAAAGTATACACATTTTCCAAATTGTATCGGCGCCGTAGATGGCAAGCATTTCCGTATCATAAAGCCTGACCATTCTGGGTctcttttctataactataagaattatttttcaaCTGTTTTATTGGCTGTATGCGAtgcaaattattgttttatttctgtaGATATCGGCGCATATGGCAAAAGTAGTGACTCCACAATTTTCAAAGACTCcgttttgtataaaaaacttGTCGACAAAACTTTAGATATTCCAGACCCAAAGCCAATATCGCAAACAGATACAACTCCCTTGCCACACGTGATTGTAGGTGATGAGGCGTTTGGTCTATCTGAAAACGTAATGCGCCCTTATTGCGGTAAATCTCTAACAaccaaaaaaagaattttcaactATCGCCTATCCAGAGCCCGGCGTTACATTGAATGT
This window harbors:
- the LOC105387890 gene encoding protein ALP1-like, translating into MEPLTAVVLWLAYRRWKRRKRRESRRFNVHPILRDRMTQSMFITLYPKLREHNEKFFNYFRMSVTSFDDLLKLIQDDLTPNRTVLKDTVSAEEKLVITLRYLATGCYFADLHYAYRLGKSTIIEIVQKTCYVIWLKLQNIVMREPTKAEWEEISKQFQKYTHFPNCIGAVDGKHFRIIKPDHSGSLFYNYKNYFSTVLLAVCDANYCFISVDIGAYGKSSDSTIFKDSVLYKKLVDKTLDIPDPKPISQTDTTPLPHVIVGDEAFGLSENVMRPYCGKSLTTKKRIFNYRLSRARRYIECSFGILVNKWRIFHRPLNVDIEFAENIIKACCVLHNYVRLRDGYRYDVTLYETSLNSLNCEAVRPNARSKNIRDRFADYFVNEGKIPWQDKMV